Proteins from one Pseudomonas grandcourensis genomic window:
- a CDS encoding ABC transporter ATP-binding protein, giving the protein MTNLIEIRDLSVAFSGQTVVRNLCLDIRPGECLALVGESGSGKSVTAHSILQLLPQTDTQTTGSIRYRGQELVGADTGKLRQLRGNRIAMIFQEPMTSLNPLHSIEKQIGETLLVHKGLAGKAAQARILELLHLVGIQKPEERLKAYPHQLSGGQRQRVMIAMALACEPELLIADEPTTALDVTVQRKILLLLKSLQQRLGMSLLLISHDLNLVRSIAQRVCVMKAGEIVEQAACETLFTEPKHPYSCVLLHAEPEGEALPRDERENVLEVDNLQVRFPVGGGLFQRKTWLRAVDGISLNIQRGKTLGIVGESGSGKSTLGQAILRLLDSEGGIRFQGQALDGLTQKQLRPWRKKMQVVFQDPFGSLSPRMSVAQIISEGLEVHSQLSTEECNAEVIRALTEVGLDPQSRHRYPHEFSGGQRQRIAIARALVLKPALILLDEPTSALDRTVQKQVVALLRQLQEKHGLTYLFISHDLAVVRALAHDMIVIKDGKVVERGASHEVFDSPQHPYTKELLAAAMLGQA; this is encoded by the coding sequence ATGACCAACCTGATCGAAATCCGTGACCTCAGCGTGGCCTTCAGCGGCCAGACCGTGGTGCGCAATCTGTGCCTGGACATCCGCCCCGGCGAGTGCCTGGCGCTGGTGGGCGAATCGGGCTCGGGCAAGTCGGTGACGGCCCACTCGATCCTGCAACTGCTGCCGCAAACCGATACACAAACGACGGGCAGCATCCGCTATCGCGGCCAGGAACTGGTGGGCGCCGATACCGGCAAGTTGCGACAACTGCGCGGCAATCGCATCGCGATGATCTTCCAGGAGCCGATGACCTCCCTCAACCCGCTGCACAGCATCGAAAAACAGATCGGCGAAACGCTGCTGGTGCACAAAGGCCTGGCGGGCAAGGCGGCACAAGCGCGGATCCTCGAACTGCTGCACCTGGTGGGCATCCAGAAACCCGAGGAACGCCTCAAGGCCTATCCCCATCAATTGTCCGGCGGGCAGCGCCAGCGGGTGATGATCGCCATGGCCCTGGCGTGCGAGCCGGAGCTGTTGATTGCCGACGAACCGACCACCGCACTGGATGTGACGGTGCAGCGCAAGATCCTGCTGCTACTCAAATCCCTGCAACAGCGACTGGGTATGTCGCTGCTACTGATCAGCCATGACCTCAATCTGGTGCGCAGCATCGCCCAGCGGGTGTGCGTGATGAAGGCCGGGGAAATCGTCGAGCAGGCGGCTTGCGAAACCCTGTTCACCGAACCCAAGCACCCTTACAGCTGCGTATTGCTGCACGCCGAACCCGAGGGCGAAGCCTTGCCCCGGGACGAGCGCGAAAACGTACTGGAGGTGGACAACCTGCAGGTGCGGTTTCCCGTCGGTGGCGGCTTGTTTCAGCGCAAGACCTGGCTGCGTGCCGTCGATGGCATCAGCCTGAATATTCAGCGCGGCAAGACGCTGGGCATCGTCGGTGAGTCCGGTTCCGGCAAGTCCACGCTCGGCCAGGCGATCCTGCGTTTGCTCGACTCCGAAGGCGGTATTCGCTTTCAAGGCCAGGCCCTGGACGGCCTGACGCAAAAACAGCTACGGCCGTGGCGCAAGAAGATGCAGGTGGTGTTCCAGGACCCCTTCGGCAGCCTCAGCCCGCGAATGTCGGTCGCACAGATCATCAGCGAAGGCCTGGAAGTGCACAGCCAGTTGAGCACTGAAGAGTGCAACGCCGAAGTGATCCGGGCACTGACCGAAGTCGGCCTTGACCCACAAAGTCGCCATCGCTATCCCCACGAATTTTCTGGCGGCCAGCGTCAACGCATCGCCATCGCCCGGGCACTGGTGCTGAAACCGGCGTTGATCCTGCTCGACGAACCGACCTCGGCGCTGGATCGCACGGTGCAGAAACAGGTGGTCGCCCTGCTCCGCCAGCTTCAGGAAAAACACGGGCTGACCTATCTGTTCATCAGCCATGACCTGGCGGTGGTGCGCGCCCTGGCCCACGACATGATCGTGATCAAGGACGGCAAAGTGGTGGAACGCGGCGCCAGCCATGAGGTGTTTGACTCACCGCAGCATCCGTACACCAAGGAGTTGTTGGCGGCGGCGATGTTGGGGCAGGCATAA
- a CDS encoding sigma 54-interacting transcriptional regulator: MNTTESLKDYQRVRLLAIRSLFEIIEQSSEGTVIVDRDANIVWMNERYARRFGLQSAEGAIGKPCESVIPGSLLREVVRTGRPILLDMQDTPKEPLVVMRLPIHDDAGVVIGAIGFALFDELRSLSPMLKRYMSMQEELASTRSLLRARQTKYNFAHFIGTSAASLEVKRRARRSASTESPVLLLGETGTGKELLAQAIHNASPRAHKAFVSINSAAIPESLLEAEFFGTAPGAFTGADRKGRAGKLQIAQGGTLFLDEIGDMPLPLQSKLLRVLQEKEFEPVGSNEVIQSDVRVIAATSTDLEAAIKRGEFRADLYYRLNVLPIQVPPLRDRLDDVPALSEAILEELRSQHELHHEALELLGQHAWPGNIRELRNVLERAALLSDDLRLTTADIRAAIGTFTPVERVAPLTIEPLAHETFSAARERFDRQLIETTLAQCGGKVVDAAARLGLGRSTLYKKMVALGIVESQ; the protein is encoded by the coding sequence ATGAACACCACCGAAAGCCTCAAGGACTACCAGCGCGTTCGCTTGCTGGCGATCCGTTCGTTGTTCGAAATCATCGAGCAATCGAGTGAAGGCACGGTGATTGTCGACCGCGATGCCAACATCGTCTGGATGAATGAGCGCTATGCCCGGCGCTTCGGACTGCAATCGGCCGAAGGCGCGATCGGCAAGCCCTGCGAAAGCGTAATCCCCGGCAGCCTGCTGCGTGAGGTGGTGCGCACCGGTCGGCCGATTCTGCTGGATATGCAAGACACCCCCAAAGAGCCGCTGGTGGTGATGCGCTTGCCGATTCACGACGATGCCGGTGTAGTCATCGGCGCCATCGGGTTCGCCCTGTTCGACGAATTGCGCAGCCTGTCGCCGATGCTCAAGCGCTACATGAGCATGCAGGAAGAACTGGCCTCCACCCGCTCGCTGCTGCGCGCGCGGCAGACCAAGTACAACTTCGCCCACTTCATCGGCACCAGCGCCGCCAGCCTGGAAGTCAAACGCCGCGCCCGGCGCAGTGCGAGTACCGAATCGCCAGTATTGCTGCTCGGCGAAACCGGCACTGGCAAGGAGTTGCTGGCCCAGGCGATCCACAATGCCTCGCCCCGTGCGCACAAGGCGTTTGTCAGCATCAACAGCGCGGCGATTCCCGAGTCGTTGCTGGAGGCCGAATTCTTCGGCACCGCCCCCGGCGCGTTTACCGGTGCCGACCGCAAGGGCCGCGCCGGCAAATTGCAGATCGCCCAGGGCGGCACGCTGTTCCTCGACGAAATCGGCGACATGCCTCTGCCACTACAAAGCAAACTGTTACGGGTGCTTCAGGAAAAGGAATTCGAGCCGGTGGGCTCCAACGAGGTGATCCAGAGCGATGTGCGGGTGATTGCCGCGACCTCCACGGACCTGGAAGCAGCCATCAAGCGCGGCGAATTCCGCGCCGACTTGTACTACCGGCTCAACGTGCTGCCGATCCAGGTTCCGCCCCTGCGCGACCGCCTCGATGACGTGCCGGCGCTCAGCGAAGCCATTCTCGAAGAACTGCGCAGCCAGCATGAACTGCACCACGAAGCCCTGGAACTGTTGGGCCAACACGCCTGGCCGGGGAACATCCGGGAACTGCGCAATGTGCTGGAACGGGCCGCGCTGCTCAGTGATGACTTGCGCCTGACGACAGCGGATATCCGCGCGGCGATTGGTACGTTCACGCCGGTGGAGCGCGTGGCACCCTTGACCATCGAACCGCTTGCCCATGAGACGTTCAGTGCAGCGCGGGAGCGATTTGACCGGCAACTGATCGAAACCACCCTCGCGCAATGCGGGGGCAAGGTGGTTGATGCGGCGGCGCGACTGGGGCTTGGCCGGTCGACCTTGTACAAGAAGATGGTGGCGTTGGGGATTGTCGAGTCTCAATAA
- a CDS encoding GntP family permease: MSVIIALAALALLMLAAYRGYSVILFAPIAALGAVLLTDPSAVAPAFTGVFMEKMVGFIKLYFPVFLLGAVFGKLIELSGFSRSIVAAAIRLLGTRQAMLVIVLVCALLTYGGVSLFVVVFAVYPFAAEMFRQSNIPKRLIPATIALGAFSFTMDALPGTPQIQNIIPSTFFNTTAWAAPWLGVIGTIFVFCAGMLFLQRQRNKAQRAGEGYGSDLRNEPETAADLKLPNPWLALSPLLAVGIMNLLFTHWIPQVYGKTHSLALPGMAAPVTTEIAKLTAIWAVQAALLVGILMVLVFGFQAIRSKLAEGSKSAVSGALLAAMNTASEYGFGAVIASLPGFLVLADWLKSIPNPLVNEAITVTLLAGITGSASGGMSIALAAMSEQFISAAHAANIPLEVLHRVAAMASGGMDTLPHNGAVITLLAVTGLTHREAYKDIFCITLIKTLAVFVVIGTFYATGIV, from the coding sequence ATGAGTGTGATCATTGCCTTGGCAGCCCTCGCGCTGCTGATGCTGGCTGCCTATCGTGGCTACAGCGTTATCCTTTTTGCCCCGATTGCCGCCCTCGGCGCTGTCCTGCTGACTGACCCGTCTGCCGTCGCCCCCGCTTTCACCGGGGTGTTCATGGAAAAAATGGTCGGCTTCATCAAACTGTATTTCCCGGTGTTCCTGCTCGGCGCGGTGTTCGGCAAGCTGATCGAACTGTCCGGTTTCTCGCGCTCCATCGTCGCGGCGGCCATTCGCCTGCTCGGCACCCGCCAGGCGATGCTGGTGATTGTGCTGGTCTGCGCCCTGCTGACCTACGGCGGCGTATCGTTGTTCGTGGTGGTGTTCGCGGTCTATCCGTTTGCCGCTGAAATGTTCCGCCAGAGCAACATCCCCAAGCGGCTGATCCCGGCGACCATTGCCTTGGGCGCATTCTCGTTCACCATGGACGCCCTGCCCGGCACGCCACAAATCCAGAACATCATCCCCAGCACCTTCTTCAACACCACCGCCTGGGCGGCGCCGTGGCTGGGGGTGATCGGCACGATCTTTGTGTTCTGTGCCGGCATGCTGTTTCTCCAGCGCCAGCGCAACAAGGCCCAGCGTGCCGGTGAAGGCTATGGTTCGGACCTGCGCAACGAGCCGGAAACCGCCGCCGACCTCAAGTTGCCCAACCCGTGGCTGGCGCTCTCGCCCCTTTTGGCGGTGGGCATCATGAACCTGCTGTTCACCCACTGGATTCCGCAGGTGTACGGCAAGACCCACAGCCTCGCGCTGCCGGGCATGGCCGCGCCGGTGACCACGGAAATCGCCAAGCTCACGGCGATCTGGGCGGTACAGGCCGCCTTGCTGGTCGGCATTCTCATGGTGCTGGTGTTTGGCTTCCAGGCGATCCGCAGCAAACTCGCCGAAGGCAGTAAAAGTGCGGTCAGCGGTGCGTTGCTGGCGGCGATGAACACGGCCTCGGAATATGGTTTCGGTGCCGTGATCGCGTCCTTGCCCGGCTTTCTGGTATTGGCCGACTGGCTCAAGAGCATTCCCAACCCACTGGTCAACGAAGCGATTACCGTGACCCTGCTGGCCGGCATCACCGGCTCCGCCTCGGGCGGCATGAGCATCGCGCTGGCGGCGATGTCCGAGCAGTTCATCAGCGCCGCCCATGCGGCGAACATTCCGCTGGAAGTGCTGCACCGGGTCGCCGCGATGGCCAGCGGCGGCATGGACACTCTGCCGCACAACGGCGCGGTGATTACCCTGCTGGCGGTCACCGGGCTGACCCACCGCGAAGCCTATAAAGACATTTTCTGTATTACGCTGATCAAGACCCTGGCGGTTTTCGTGGTGATCGGCACTTTCTACGCCACTGGCATTGTGTGA
- a CDS encoding 3-hydroxybutyrate dehydrogenase produces the protein MTTLSGKTALVTGSTSGIGLGIALSLAKAGADLILNGFGDASQVIAQVQQFGGKVGHHPADVSDPAQIADMIAYAEREFGGVDILVNNAGIQHVAAVDEFPVERWDSIIAINLSSVFHSIRLSLPGMRAKGWGRVINIASVHGLVGSVGKSAYVAAKHGVIGLTKVVALETATTQVTCNAICPGWVLTPLVQKQIDDRAASGVDPQQAQHDLLAEKQPSLEFVTPPQLGELVLFLCSEAGSQVRGAAWNVDGGWLAQ, from the coding sequence ATGACGACTCTTTCGGGCAAGACCGCACTGGTCACCGGCTCCACCAGCGGCATCGGCCTGGGGATCGCCCTAAGCCTGGCCAAGGCCGGGGCCGACCTGATCCTCAACGGCTTCGGCGATGCCTCCCAAGTGATCGCCCAGGTGCAACAGTTTGGTGGCAAGGTCGGCCATCACCCGGCCGATGTCAGCGATCCGGCACAGATTGCCGACATGATCGCCTACGCCGAGCGCGAGTTTGGCGGCGTCGACATCCTGGTCAACAACGCAGGCATTCAACACGTGGCTGCGGTGGATGAGTTCCCTGTTGAACGCTGGGATTCGATCATTGCCATTAACCTGTCGTCGGTGTTCCACAGCATTCGATTGAGCCTGCCGGGCATGCGTGCCAAGGGCTGGGGCCGGGTGATCAACATTGCCTCGGTGCATGGCCTGGTGGGCTCGGTGGGCAAGTCAGCCTATGTCGCCGCCAAGCACGGGGTGATCGGCTTGACCAAGGTGGTCGCGCTGGAAACCGCGACCACCCAGGTCACCTGCAACGCGATTTGCCCAGGCTGGGTATTGACGCCGCTGGTGCAGAAGCAGATTGATGATCGTGCCGCCAGTGGGGTTGACCCGCAGCAGGCGCAACACGATTTGCTCGCGGAAAAGCAGCCATCGCTGGAGTTCGTGACACCGCCGCAATTGGGTGAACTGGTGCTGTTCTTGTGCAGCGAGGCCGGCAGCCAGGTGCGGGGTGCGGCATGGAATGTTGATGGTGGGTGGTTGGCGCAGTGA
- a CDS encoding acetoacetate--CoA ligase: MSDILWQPDAKRIGKTRMEAFRRFVNQRHHLKIDDYPALHQWSIDQRADFWQAIVDFFDIRFHEQPDAVLLEGPRMPSAQWFPGATLNFAEHLLQRRDDAIAVIAVGENGRREHLTWAELAEQVAGFQNGLIAAGVSVGDRVAACMPNTWQTLVAMLATTSLGAIWSCSSPDFGTQGVVDRFGQIEPKVLVTCAGYRYAGKEIDQTAKVNEILERLPSLQQLIVVPYTRPHAHIEEFRTQANVTLWDDFYEPGGEPDFVPVPFAHPLYILYSSGTTGVPKCIIHSTGGVLLQHVKEHGLHGDLGPGERLFYYTTCGWMMWNWLVSALATGSSVVLYDGSPFHPEPQRLIDLLDDERICVFGTSPKYLATLESCGIKPRESHDLGSLKTLLCTGSALSPNSYDYVYRDFKADVCLASMSGGTDIVSCFVNGNPMSPVRRGEIMGKSLGMAVEVWNDEGHPVIGEKGELVCTRHFPAMPIGLWNDPDGEKLRQSYFSLFPGVWAQGDYAEQLPHGGMMIHGRSDAVLNPGGVRIGTAEIYRQVEKVPQVLDSVAIGQHWQDDVRVVLFVRLRDGLELDEALQQQIRETIRANTTPRHVPAKIVAVTDIPRTISGKVVELAVRNVVHGQKVKNTDALANPEALEQYRNRPELLD, translated from the coding sequence ATGTCCGACATCCTCTGGCAACCCGACGCCAAACGCATTGGCAAGACCCGCATGGAGGCCTTTCGGCGCTTCGTCAATCAGCGGCATCATCTCAAGATCGACGACTACCCTGCCCTGCACCAGTGGTCCATCGATCAACGCGCGGACTTCTGGCAAGCCATCGTCGATTTCTTCGACATCCGCTTCCACGAACAACCCGACGCCGTGCTGCTCGAAGGCCCCCGGATGCCCAGCGCCCAGTGGTTCCCCGGCGCAACGCTGAACTTTGCCGAACACCTGCTACAGCGTCGCGACGATGCGATTGCCGTGATAGCCGTTGGCGAAAACGGCCGGCGTGAACATTTGACCTGGGCCGAACTGGCCGAACAGGTCGCCGGTTTCCAGAATGGCTTGATCGCCGCCGGCGTCAGTGTGGGTGACCGGGTCGCCGCGTGCATGCCCAACACCTGGCAAACCCTGGTGGCCATGCTCGCCACCACCAGCCTTGGCGCCATCTGGTCATGCTCTTCGCCGGACTTTGGCACCCAAGGGGTGGTTGACCGTTTCGGCCAGATCGAACCGAAAGTGCTGGTGACCTGCGCCGGCTATCGCTATGCCGGCAAAGAGATCGACCAGACCGCCAAGGTCAACGAAATCCTCGAACGCCTGCCGTCATTGCAGCAGTTGATCGTCGTGCCTTACACACGTCCACACGCACACATCGAAGAATTCCGCACCCAGGCCAACGTGACGCTGTGGGACGATTTCTACGAACCCGGCGGCGAACCGGATTTCGTCCCGGTGCCCTTCGCCCATCCGCTGTACATCCTCTACTCCAGCGGCACCACCGGCGTGCCCAAATGCATCATCCACAGCACCGGAGGCGTGCTGCTGCAACACGTCAAGGAACACGGCCTGCATGGCGATCTCGGCCCCGGTGAACGGCTGTTCTACTACACGACCTGTGGCTGGATGATGTGGAACTGGCTGGTGTCGGCGCTGGCGACAGGCAGCTCCGTGGTGCTGTACGACGGCTCGCCGTTCCACCCCGAGCCGCAACGCTTGATCGACCTGCTCGACGACGAACGCATCTGCGTCTTCGGCACCAGCCCCAAATACCTCGCGACCCTGGAAAGCTGCGGTATCAAGCCGCGAGAAAGTCACGACCTGGGCAGCCTCAAGACATTGCTCTGCACCGGCTCGGCGCTGTCGCCGAACAGTTACGACTACGTCTATCGCGACTTCAAGGCTGACGTGTGCCTGGCCTCGATGTCCGGCGGCACCGACATCGTCTCGTGCTTCGTCAACGGCAACCCGATGTCGCCCGTGCGGCGCGGCGAAATCATGGGCAAGAGCCTGGGCATGGCCGTCGAAGTGTGGAACGACGAAGGCCACCCGGTGATCGGCGAAAAAGGCGAGCTGGTCTGCACCCGGCATTTCCCGGCGATGCCCATTGGCCTGTGGAACGACCCCGATGGCGAGAAACTGCGCCAATCCTATTTCAGCCTGTTCCCCGGCGTCTGGGCCCAGGGTGATTACGCCGAACAACTGCCCCATGGCGGGATGATGATCCATGGTCGCTCCGATGCCGTGCTCAACCCCGGCGGCGTGCGCATCGGCACGGCGGAAATCTATCGTCAGGTGGAGAAAGTCCCCCAGGTGCTCGACAGCGTGGCCATTGGTCAGCATTGGCAGGATGACGTGCGGGTGGTGCTGTTCGTACGCTTGCGCGACGGGCTTGAACTGGACGAGGCTCTGCAACAGCAGATCCGCGAGACGATTCGCGCCAACACCACGCCGCGTCATGTGCCGGCTAAGATTGTCGCGGTGACCGACATTCCCCGGACCATCAGCGGCAAGGTCGTCGAGTTGGCGGTGCGCAACGTGGTGCATGGGCAGAAGGTGAAGAACACCGATGCCCTGGCCAATCCCGAAGCGCTGGAACAGTACCGAAACAGGCCCGAACTCCTGGATTGA
- a CDS encoding PAS domain S-box protein produces the protein MNATPTASDAQALIARIDWASSPLGAASTWPQSLRTAVDIVIHSPMPMLLLWGPQLTQIYNDGFALLAGSKHPHAFGQPTHLIWPELQDFTDPIYSAVLQGQVRTYSEQRFTLQRGGRESDVWLDLTYSPIRDESAEVSGILVTAIETNERRRIALELEQRSAASLKAQRETEERLQLALAATDAVGTWDWDISEDRFIADAHFAQLHGIDPAMASQLPITEYLHGVHPEDRALIARSIKHCITHGSEYAEEYRLLQTDGHMRWVFARGRCYKDHHGRPMRFLGAALDLTERKHTEQALRQSQTELQLIINAMPILISYVDREERFRLNNAAYLDWYGLTPQELYGRTILEVIGEEAYALRAPYITEALSGRPCCFSISTPHRDGSIRQALMNYLPRHGADGAVNGFYIFVIDETERKKTEEALRNLNETLEERVGARTRQLAEANERLQNEMFERERAEDALRHAQKMEAVGQLTGGIAHDFNNMLTGIIGSLDLMQRYIADGRASEIGRFTEAAVSSANRAAALTHRLLAFSRRQSLNRKPLNPNELIHSLEDLFRRTKGDHIELKLQLAEDIWRVSTDVSQLENALLNLVINARDAMPEGGELQIETANLYLDGNDITTLEPVKAGDYVMIAVSDNGTGMTPSVLAKAFDPFFTTKPIGQGTGLGLSMIYGFAQQTGGHVSLFSLPGRGTSVRLYLPRLHSNEPEQVLSPLIGEAPAAIAGETVMLVEDDAAVRMLVLDLLKELGYRAHEAKDAKGALPVLESDLRVDLLVTDVGLPGMNGRQLAEIARQHRPELKVLFMTGYAEIAAERQGFLEEGMDMVAKPFSIDLLANKIRTMISQPD, from the coding sequence ATGAACGCAACACCAACCGCCAGCGATGCCCAGGCCTTGATCGCCCGAATCGACTGGGCAAGCAGCCCGCTGGGCGCTGCCAGCACTTGGCCACAAAGCCTGCGAACCGCCGTGGATATCGTCATCCACTCACCGATGCCGATGCTGCTGCTATGGGGCCCGCAACTGACGCAGATCTACAACGACGGCTTCGCCCTGCTCGCCGGGAGCAAACATCCACACGCCTTCGGCCAACCGACGCACCTGATCTGGCCAGAGTTGCAAGACTTTACCGACCCGATCTACAGCGCCGTCCTTCAAGGTCAGGTGCGAACCTACAGCGAGCAGCGCTTTACCCTGCAACGCGGGGGCCGGGAGTCTGACGTCTGGCTCGACCTGACCTACAGCCCGATCCGCGACGAAAGTGCCGAGGTGTCCGGGATCCTGGTCACCGCCATCGAAACCAACGAACGCCGACGCATCGCCCTCGAACTCGAACAGCGCTCGGCGGCCAGCCTCAAGGCCCAGCGTGAAACCGAGGAGCGCCTGCAACTGGCCCTCGCCGCCACCGATGCGGTCGGCACCTGGGACTGGGACATCAGCGAGGACCGTTTCATCGCCGATGCGCATTTTGCCCAGTTGCACGGCATCGACCCGGCCATGGCCAGTCAGTTGCCGATCACTGAATACCTGCACGGTGTACACCCCGAAGACCGCGCCCTGATCGCCCGCAGCATCAAGCATTGCATCACCCACGGCAGCGAATACGCCGAGGAATATCGCCTGTTGCAAACCGACGGCCACATGCGCTGGGTGTTTGCCCGCGGTCGCTGCTACAAAGATCACCACGGCCGGCCGATGCGTTTCCTCGGCGCCGCCCTGGACCTGACCGAACGCAAACACACCGAACAGGCCCTGCGCCAGAGCCAGACCGAGCTGCAACTGATCATCAATGCCATGCCGATCCTGATCAGCTACGTCGACCGCGAAGAACGCTTTCGCCTGAACAATGCGGCGTACCTCGACTGGTACGGGCTGACGCCGCAAGAGCTTTACGGGCGAACCATTCTTGAAGTGATTGGCGAAGAAGCCTATGCACTGCGCGCGCCGTACATCACTGAGGCACTGTCCGGCCGGCCCTGCTGCTTCAGCATCAGCACACCGCACCGCGACGGCAGCATCCGCCAGGCCTTGATGAATTACCTGCCACGCCACGGCGCGGATGGCGCGGTGAACGGTTTCTACATCTTTGTGATCGACGAAACCGAACGCAAAAAGACCGAAGAAGCCCTGCGCAACCTCAACGAAACCCTTGAAGAACGGGTTGGCGCCCGCACCCGACAGCTGGCCGAGGCCAACGAGCGCCTGCAAAACGAGATGTTCGAGCGCGAACGTGCCGAAGACGCCCTGCGCCATGCGCAGAAAATGGAAGCGGTCGGCCAGCTGACCGGCGGCATCGCCCATGACTTCAACAACATGCTCACCGGCATCATCGGCAGCCTCGACCTGATGCAACGCTACATTGCCGACGGCCGCGCCAGCGAGATCGGCCGGTTCACCGAGGCGGCCGTGTCCTCGGCCAACCGTGCCGCCGCCCTCACCCATCGCTTGCTGGCGTTCTCCCGGCGTCAGTCGCTCAACCGCAAGCCGCTGAACCCCAACGAGTTGATTCATTCGCTCGAAGACTTGTTCAGGCGTACCAAGGGCGACCACATCGAACTCAAACTGCAACTGGCCGAGGACATCTGGCGGGTCAGCACCGATGTCAGCCAGCTGGAAAACGCCTTGCTCAACCTGGTGATCAACGCCCGGGACGCCATGCCCGAAGGCGGCGAGTTGCAGATCGAAACCGCCAACCTGTACCTCGACGGCAACGACATCACCACCCTGGAACCGGTCAAGGCCGGTGACTACGTGATGATTGCCGTCAGCGACAACGGCACCGGCATGACGCCCTCGGTGCTGGCCAAGGCATTCGACCCGTTCTTCACCACCAAGCCCATCGGCCAGGGCACCGGTTTGGGCTTGTCGATGATTTACGGTTTTGCCCAACAAACTGGGGGCCACGTCAGCCTGTTCAGCCTGCCCGGACGGGGCACCAGCGTGCGTTTGTACCTGCCGCGCCTGCATTCGAACGAGCCGGAACAAGTCCTGTCGCCCCTCATCGGCGAGGCACCGGCGGCGATTGCCGGCGAAACCGTGATGCTGGTCGAGGACGATGCAGCGGTGCGCATGCTGGTGCTGGACCTGCTCAAGGAGCTCGGTTACCGCGCCCATGAAGCCAAAGATGCCAAGGGCGCCCTGCCGGTACTCGAGTCGGACCTGCGGGTGGACCTGCTGGTGACCGACGTGGGGTTGCCGGGCATGAACGGCCGCCAACTGGCGGAAATCGCCCGCCAGCACCGTCCCGAACTGAAGGTGCTGTTCATGACTGGTTACGCCGAAATCGCCGCTGAACGCCAGGGCTTCCTCGAAGAAGGCATGGACATGGTGGCCAAGCCGTTTTCCATCGACCTGCTGGCCAACAAGATTCGCACGATGATCAGTCAACCGGACTGA
- a CDS encoding peptidylprolyl isomerase: protein MKAQARHILVKTSEEAEQLKQRIAKGEAFDVLAKKYSTCPSGKRGGDLGEVRPGQMVGVIDAVIFKKPLRVVHGPIKSKFGYHLVQVFYRD from the coding sequence ATGAAAGCTCAAGCCCGCCATATCCTGGTGAAAACCTCGGAAGAAGCCGAGCAGCTCAAACAACGCATCGCCAAGGGCGAAGCGTTCGACGTGCTGGCCAAGAAGTATTCGACCTGCCCATCGGGCAAGCGCGGCGGCGATCTCGGTGAAGTGCGGCCAGGGCAGATGGTCGGCGTGATCGATGCAGTGATCTTCAAGAAACCGCTGCGGGTGGTGCACGGGCCGATCAAGAGCAAGTTCGGGTATCACCTGGTGCAGGTGTTTTACCGGGATTGA
- a CDS encoding sugar kinase — translation MNTINTLGPNTPRIALIGECMIELQHRADGSLQQSFGGDTLNTAVYLSRELGEDGSVDYVTALGDDSFSDAMCQSWAAENIGLGMVQRLPGRLPGLYCIQTDAAGERRFLYWRNEAAVRDCFTTPAAAPILAALPDYDVLYFSGITLAVLGAQGREKLLETLIEARQRDARIVFDNNYRPRLWASVEEAQAAYRRVLPHVDLALLTVEDEQALFGYADCDAVFAAYEQIGTPEVVLKRGAQACLIRCDGESFEVPAQKVERVVDTTAAGDSFSAAYLASRLKGGSPADAAEAGHLLASRVIQVPGALIPRD, via the coding sequence ATGAACACCATCAACACCCTGGGCCCCAACACTCCACGCATCGCCCTGATCGGCGAATGCATGATCGAGTTGCAGCATCGCGCCGACGGCAGCCTGCAACAAAGCTTCGGCGGCGACACCTTGAATACGGCCGTGTACCTGTCCCGGGAACTGGGAGAGGACGGCTCCGTGGACTACGTCACCGCCCTGGGCGATGACAGTTTCAGCGATGCGATGTGCCAGAGCTGGGCGGCGGAAAATATCGGGCTCGGCATGGTCCAGCGTCTGCCTGGGCGCCTGCCGGGTTTGTATTGCATCCAGACTGACGCCGCCGGTGAGCGGCGCTTTCTGTACTGGCGCAACGAAGCCGCAGTCCGCGATTGCTTCACCACCCCGGCCGCCGCGCCGATCCTCGCTGCGCTGCCGGATTACGACGTGCTGTACTTCAGCGGCATCACTCTGGCGGTACTCGGCGCGCAAGGCCGGGAAAAACTGCTGGAAACCCTGATCGAAGCCCGCCAGCGCGATGCGCGGATCGTATTCGACAACAACTACCGGCCACGGCTGTGGGCATCGGTCGAGGAGGCACAGGCGGCGTATCGCCGTGTGCTGCCACATGTCGACCTGGCGTTGCTGACGGTGGAGGACGAACAGGCATTGTTTGGCTATGCCGATTGTGACGCGGTGTTTGCCGCGTACGAGCAGATCGGTACGCCGGAAGTGGTGCTCAAGCGCGGTGCCCAAGCGTGCCTGATTCGTTGTGATGGCGAGTCATTCGAGGTGCCGGCGCAGAAGGTCGAGCGGGTGGTCGACACCACGGCGGCGGGGGATTCCTTCAGCGCCGCGTATCTGGCTTCGCGGCTCAAGGGCGGCAGCCCGGCGGACGCCGCCGAGGCCGGGCATCTGTTGGCGAGCCGGGTGATTCAGGTGCCGGGGGCGCTGATTCCAAGGGATTGA